A window of Chitinophagaceae bacterium contains these coding sequences:
- the mdh gene encoding malate dehydrogenase, with the protein MKVTVIGAGNVGSTCANVIAQGDYVKEVIVLDIKEGVAEGKSLDMWQTAPINMYGTKLTGVTNDYEKTANSDVVVITSGLPRKPGMSRDDLISTNANIVKTVTENAIKYSPETIIIVVSNPLDVMTYCAYLSAKIDSKKVFGMAGILDTARYKAFLADELACSPKDIQAVLMGGHGDTMVPLPRYTTVSGIPVDELIDADKLNAIIERTKKGGGEIVNLMGTSAWYAPGAAAAQMVEAILKDEKRIFPCCTWLQGEYGLSDIYLGVPVKLGKKGIEEIIELKLNNEEMELLNASAESVKEVMSVLDKMELVS; encoded by the coding sequence ATGAAAGTTACAGTAATCGGAGCAGGTAATGTTGGATCCACTTGCGCCAACGTAATTGCACAAGGAGACTATGTTAAAGAAGTAATTGTATTAGATATTAAAGAAGGCGTAGCTGAAGGTAAGTCATTAGATATGTGGCAGACAGCGCCTATTAACATGTATGGCACCAAGTTAACAGGAGTTACAAATGATTATGAAAAGACAGCAAATTCAGACGTTGTTGTCATAACCAGTGGTTTACCAAGGAAACCGGGTATGAGTCGTGATGATTTGATTTCTACAAATGCAAATATTGTAAAAACTGTTACTGAAAACGCCATTAAATATAGCCCTGAAACTATAATAATTGTTGTTTCCAATCCACTGGATGTAATGACATATTGTGCGTATTTATCAGCCAAAATTGATTCTAAAAAAGTTTTTGGAATGGCCGGTATATTAGATACGGCTCGTTATAAAGCCTTTTTGGCTGATGAGTTAGCTTGTTCTCCTAAAGATATACAAGCAGTTTTAATGGGCGGACATGGTGATACTATGGTACCACTTCCAAGATATACAACTGTAAGTGGTATACCTGTAGATGAGTTAATTGATGCTGATAAGCTAAATGCAATCATCGAAAGAACCAAAAAAGGTGGAGGCGAAATTGTAAATTTAATGGGTACTTCAGCATGGTATGCTCCCGGAGCGGCTGCGGCTCAGATGGTTGAAGCAATATTGAAAGATGAAAAAAGAATTTTCCCTTGCTGCACATGGTTACAAGGTGAGTATGGATTAAGTGACATTTATCTGGGAGTACCGGTTAAATTAGGTAAAAAAGGAATTGAAGAGATTATAGAGTTAAAGCTTAACAATGAAGAAATGGAACTTTTAAATGCCTCTGCAGAGTCAGTGAAGGAAGTTATGAGCGTACTTGATAAAATGGAACTTGTATCCTAA
- a CDS encoding clan AA aspartic protease, giving the protein MNNIEIPLIITELEKESYHLFFEGVIQNKPVRLLLDTGASKTVLDKSFLEEFLPEVIVESSDDITGGLGASNIKSQYAEIEDFSLQNMPLPNMRTAVLDLSHVNQSYQRIKQPTIQGIIGSDLLKQFNAIIDYGNSKVVFVK; this is encoded by the coding sequence ATGAATAATATAGAAATCCCTCTAATCATTACAGAGCTTGAAAAAGAAAGTTATCATCTTTTTTTTGAAGGAGTAATCCAAAATAAACCTGTCAGGCTGCTTTTGGACACAGGCGCTTCAAAAACAGTTTTAGATAAAAGCTTTCTGGAGGAGTTTCTGCCCGAAGTAATTGTAGAATCAAGCGACGATATAACAGGTGGCTTAGGAGCGTCTAATATTAAAAGTCAATATGCTGAAATTGAAGATTTTTCTCTTCAAAATATGCCATTGCCAAATATGAGAACAGCAGTTTTAGATTTAAGTCATGTAAACCAATCATATCAAAGGATTAAGCAACCTACAATTCAAGGTATTATTGGCAGTGATTTGCTTAAGCAATTTAATGCAATTATAGATTATGGCAATTCTAAAGTAGTTTTCGTTAAGTAA
- a CDS encoding helix-hairpin-helix domain-containing protein, with the protein MKVKNLLLLFFLTHILLIAEDDPPPPEGEFEIERQQEDRAIIDLIESIVEETEAEFEFESYLEDLELLQRRPLDLNRARYEDLAAIPFLTDIQIAALLNYIDEFGHLANIYELQVVPEWDLRTIESVLPFVRVRGELDDFQIPLGRMLYEGDYVWFVRYQQVLEEQRGYSPLPEGSTATRYLGSPYRLYTRLRYTFGNRISYGFTAEKDPGEEFFKGTQKQGFDYYSGHLFLRDIGPMEAIAIGDYEVSIGQGLVMWGGFATRKSAFVMSIKKDGRTLRPYTSVNENRFLRGVAGTVNITDNLQATVFGSHKPVDASVITQTDTLDPEVFQVVGFSSFQQSGLHRTETEMRNRNAVQQTIFGANLRYQQRTRYIGLSAVHHQTDTDFQRNTRPYNQFEYSSGSLTNFSLEYNYIWRNLNFFGETAMSQNGGFATLNGLIAGLGNRADFSLLHRYFTKDYQSLFANAFAEQTRPVNENGLYMGLSIRPVRNWRLDAYADIFRHDWLRFQTDAPSFGTDYLVQLTYRPSRNIEIYGRYKTKNKPRNVRDNEENMNYIDDQIRSNVRFQASYKISESFTLRNRFEMSFFDDNVRPQETGFLIYQDIRYASLGFPLRVTARFALFDTESFDSRIYAYENDVLYGYSIPAFQNRGTRYYLLLRYTVIRNVDLWLRFAQTYYTNRETIGSGLEEIDGNVRSEIKAQVRFRW; encoded by the coding sequence ATGAAAGTTAAAAATTTACTTTTACTTTTCTTCTTAACTCACATCCTTCTAATTGCCGAAGATGACCCTCCACCACCGGAAGGAGAGTTTGAGATAGAACGTCAACAAGAAGACCGGGCAATCATAGATTTAATAGAATCGATAGTTGAAGAAACTGAAGCCGAGTTTGAATTTGAATCCTATCTGGAAGATTTGGAATTATTGCAACGCAGACCATTGGATTTAAATAGAGCACGTTATGAAGATTTGGCAGCAATTCCTTTTTTAACAGATATACAAATTGCAGCATTATTAAATTATATAGATGAATTTGGGCATTTAGCAAACATTTATGAATTGCAGGTGGTGCCTGAATGGGACCTGAGAACAATTGAAAGTGTACTTCCTTTTGTAAGGGTCAGAGGTGAACTGGATGACTTTCAAATTCCTTTAGGGAGAATGTTGTATGAAGGAGATTATGTGTGGTTTGTAAGATATCAGCAAGTTCTTGAAGAGCAAAGAGGTTATTCACCTCTCCCTGAAGGCAGTACAGCAACCAGATATTTAGGAAGCCCTTACAGACTCTATACACGATTAAGATACACTTTTGGCAACCGAATTTCTTATGGCTTTACAGCGGAAAAAGATCCGGGTGAGGAGTTTTTTAAAGGCACTCAAAAGCAAGGCTTCGATTACTATTCCGGACATTTGTTTTTGCGAGATATAGGCCCTATGGAAGCTATTGCAATTGGTGACTATGAAGTAAGTATTGGACAGGGGCTGGTTATGTGGGGAGGCTTTGCTACCCGAAAAAGCGCTTTTGTTATGAGTATAAAAAAAGATGGCAGAACACTTCGCCCCTACACTTCTGTAAATGAAAACAGATTTCTCCGCGGTGTAGCCGGGACTGTTAATATTACGGATAACTTACAGGCAACAGTTTTTGGATCACACAAACCCGTAGATGCATCTGTGATAACTCAAACAGACACCCTTGACCCGGAAGTATTTCAAGTTGTTGGATTTTCTTCTTTTCAGCAAAGCGGGCTGCATCGTACAGAAACGGAAATGAGAAATCGGAATGCCGTCCAGCAAACTATTTTTGGAGCTAACTTAAGATATCAGCAAAGAACCAGATACATAGGACTTTCTGCTGTCCACCATCAAACAGATACAGATTTTCAGAGAAATACACGACCTTATAACCAATTTGAATATTCTAGCGGTTCACTGACTAATTTCAGCCTTGAGTATAATTATATTTGGCGAAACCTCAACTTCTTTGGAGAAACCGCTATGAGTCAAAATGGTGGTTTTGCAACACTCAACGGACTTATTGCCGGTTTAGGTAATCGGGCAGACTTTTCTTTGCTGCATAGATATTTCACGAAAGATTACCAAAGCCTTTTTGCTAATGCCTTTGCTGAGCAAACCAGACCGGTAAATGAAAACGGCTTATATATGGGGCTGTCTATCAGGCCGGTGAGAAACTGGCGTTTAGATGCTTATGCAGATATTTTCAGACACGATTGGTTGCGTTTTCAAACTGACGCACCTTCCTTTGGCACGGATTATTTAGTTCAGTTAACCTATCGTCCATCCAGAAATATTGAAATTTACGGCAGATATAAAACTAAAAATAAACCAAGAAATGTAAGAGATAATGAAGAAAATATGAATTATATTGATGATCAGATAAGAAGCAATGTTCGTTTTCAGGCATCTTACAAAATCTCTGAATCTTTCACTCTAAGGAATCGGTTTGAAATGTCATTTTTTGATGACAACGTAAGGCCTCAGGAAACCGGTTTTCTGATTTATCAGGATATAAGATATGCAAGTCTCGGTTTTCCGTTGAGAGTTACTGCAAGATTTGCACTTTTTGATACAGAGTCTTTTGACAGTCGAATTTATGCATACGAAAATGATGTTCTTTACGGCTATTCAATCCCCGCTTTTCAAAACAGAGGTACCCGCTATTACTTACTTCTGAGATATACTGTCATCAGAAATGTAGATTTATGGCTGCGTTTTGCCCAGACCTACTATACTAACAGAGAAACAATCGGCTCCGGACTTGAAGAAATTGATGGAAATGTTCGCTCTGAAATTAAAGCACAAGTTAGATTTAGATGGTGA
- a CDS encoding T9SS C-terminal target domain-containing protein, producing the protein MKYLLLSICCLLFTFNKIDAQNYSSMLPDTIKWHIASYQNEEVTTQIFKTPKSTVFIDGIIYFKIENEQGNVIGFLREDLNAGKTWFFTANFDNDEEILIMDLSLDVGDEFEIDNAGGLLVTTVTSRTVIDDKIHIEFDYLLFLEDTTMPLTFIEGIGPNAGFTYISNFPGNTVNNNLLLCTFVLEEEIYKSDFANEDCDFEIIIPEDTTSVEFFSIQESGINVFPNPATDFLYIQFDDLQDKYMEVDVVVYNLEGKVIFREKGINTNSIDFTHKIETNNWLNGSYILQINTKDNSYLKQILKM; encoded by the coding sequence ATGAAATATTTATTACTTTCTATTTGTTGTTTGTTATTTACATTCAATAAAATTGACGCTCAAAATTACTCTTCGATGTTGCCGGATACAATTAAATGGCATATCGCAAGCTATCAAAATGAAGAGGTGACTACGCAAATTTTCAAAACACCAAAATCAACTGTTTTTATAGATGGAATCATTTATTTTAAAATTGAAAATGAACAAGGAAATGTTATTGGCTTTCTAAGAGAAGATTTAAATGCCGGTAAAACCTGGTTTTTTACTGCAAATTTTGATAATGATGAAGAAATCCTCATAATGGACTTAAGCTTAGATGTAGGAGATGAATTTGAAATTGATAATGCCGGTGGTTTACTTGTAACTACAGTCACAAGTAGAACTGTCATTGATGATAAGATACACATTGAGTTTGATTATTTGCTTTTTTTAGAAGATACAACTATGCCATTAACTTTTATTGAAGGTATTGGTCCCAATGCCGGATTTACTTATATCTCTAATTTTCCCGGTAATACAGTTAATAATAATCTGTTGCTTTGCACTTTCGTTTTGGAAGAAGAAATATACAAAAGTGATTTTGCTAATGAGGATTGTGATTTTGAAATTATTATTCCTGAAGATACCACTTCTGTTGAGTTTTTTTCAATTCAGGAGTCCGGCATTAACGTCTTTCCTAATCCTGCAACTGATTTCTTATACATACAATTTGATGATTTACAGGATAAGTATATGGAAGTAGATGTTGTAGTTTATAATTTAGAAGGTAAAGTTATTTTCAGAGAAAAAGGTATTAATACCAACTCAATTGATTTTACTCATAAAATTGAAACCAACAATTGGTTAAACGGAAGTTATATTTTACAAATCAACACTAAAGATAACAGCTATCTTAAGCAGATTTTAAAAATGTAA
- a CDS encoding YeeE/YedE family protein: MNFLYEPWPWYVAGPLIGITLFLLLWVSNKNLGISSSFRHVCAACVPANISFLKYDWKAEKWNLIFVLGVFLGGVIAWNVIGHPELIAISDATIRDIQKLGISHESGLLPSSLISFESFITWQGFLFMAIGGFFVGFGTRYAGGCTSGHAITGLSHLQWASLLAVVGFFAGGLVMTHLIFPLIF; the protein is encoded by the coding sequence ATGAATTTTTTATACGAGCCCTGGCCATGGTATGTGGCCGGGCCTTTAATAGGTATTACATTATTTTTACTCTTATGGGTAAGTAATAAAAACCTTGGTATTTCCTCGAGCTTTAGACATGTATGTGCAGCTTGTGTGCCGGCGAATATTTCATTTTTGAAATATGATTGGAAAGCAGAAAAGTGGAATTTGATTTTTGTATTAGGTGTTTTTTTAGGCGGTGTGATTGCATGGAATGTAATTGGACATCCGGAACTAATAGCTATATCAGATGCCACAATCAGAGACATTCAAAAGTTAGGAATAAGTCATGAGTCCGGTTTATTACCTTCTTCACTGATTTCTTTTGAGAGTTTTATCACATGGCAAGGATTTTTATTTATGGCTATAGGTGGGTTTTTTGTTGGTTTTGGAACCCGGTATGCCGGAGGTTGCACCTCCGGTCATGCCATCACCGGCTTATCTCATTTGCAATGGGCATCATTATTGGCTGTTGTTGGATTTTTTGCAGGTGGCTTAGTAATGACACACCTTATATTTCCCTTAATCTTTTAA
- a CDS encoding MBL fold metallo-hydrolase has translation MIVEQFYDKGLAHASYVIISGKEAALVDPARDPKPYYEFVDKHNAKITKVFETHPHADFVSSHLEISETTGADIYVSELLGADYPHKSLNEGDTVTLGEVNFRIIHTPGHSPDSITLLLLDKDGKQHGVFTGDTLFIGDVGRPDLREKAGSIHAKREELAKDMYTSTREKLMKLEEQVMVYPAHGAGSLCGKNLSTDLTSTIGKELEQNTALQPMDEDTFVKMLLEDQPFIPKYFGYNVALNKAGAPAYEESIKAVNRPEGDVNIEDGHVIIDTRDEREFKKGHLKGSINLMNGGKFETWLGSIVSPDEKYYLLAEDENSREELIEKAAKIGYELNIKAAILPQSNMSTQSEDLPIEDFDKNPDSFTIVDVRNEGEAKEAKFTNRILIPLNELRERYAEIPTGKPVVVHCAAGYRSAAGSSILEGALKDKVYDLGERINNY, from the coding sequence ATGATAGTAGAACAATTTTATGACAAAGGTTTGGCACATGCCAGTTATGTAATTATTAGCGGAAAAGAAGCGGCATTGGTAGATCCGGCCAGAGATCCTAAGCCGTATTATGAATTTGTAGACAAGCATAATGCAAAAATCACAAAGGTTTTTGAAACGCATCCACATGCAGATTTTGTGAGTTCTCATTTAGAGATATCAGAAACGACAGGGGCGGATATTTATGTGAGCGAGCTTTTAGGTGCGGATTATCCTCATAAGTCACTTAATGAGGGAGACACCGTAACTTTAGGAGAAGTAAACTTTAGAATTATACATACTCCGGGTCACTCTCCGGACAGTATAACACTTTTATTACTTGACAAGGACGGTAAGCAGCACGGCGTTTTTACCGGAGATACATTATTTATTGGAGACGTTGGAAGACCGGATTTAAGAGAAAAAGCGGGTTCTATACATGCTAAAAGAGAAGAGTTGGCAAAAGATATGTACACCTCAACTCGTGAAAAGCTGATGAAGCTTGAAGAACAAGTTATGGTCTATCCGGCACACGGAGCGGGTTCTTTATGTGGTAAAAATCTAAGTACGGATCTTACCAGTACTATAGGAAAAGAATTAGAGCAAAATACAGCTCTACAACCTATGGATGAAGACACTTTTGTAAAAATGCTTTTAGAAGATCAACCCTTTATTCCAAAATACTTTGGATATAATGTTGCTTTAAATAAAGCAGGAGCACCAGCCTATGAAGAAAGTATTAAGGCGGTAAATCGTCCGGAAGGCGATGTGAATATTGAAGATGGGCATGTAATTATAGATACCAGAGATGAAAGAGAATTTAAGAAGGGGCATCTGAAGGGTAGTATAAACCTGATGAATGGCGGGAAGTTTGAAACATGGTTAGGTTCTATTGTCAGCCCTGACGAAAAGTATTATTTACTTGCAGAGGATGAGAATAGCAGGGAAGAATTGATTGAGAAAGCTGCAAAAATCGGTTATGAACTGAATATTAAAGCCGCAATTCTACCACAATCAAATATGAGCACTCAATCAGAGGATTTACCAATCGAAGATTTCGATAAAAATCCGGATTCATTCACTATAGTAGATGTGCGAAACGAGGGAGAGGCAAAAGAAGCGAAGTTCACCAACCGAATTCTTATTCCACTTAATGAATTAAGGGAGCGGTATGCTGAGATTCCTACAGGAAAGCCGGTTGTGGTTCATTGTGCCGCAGGTTACAGAAGTGCTGCCGGTTCGAGTATTTTAGAAGGTGCACTTAAAGATAAAGTGTATGATCTGGGTGAGCGAATCAATAATTATTAA
- a CDS encoding membrane protein insertion efficiency factor YidD: protein MLMIRSFIKKPVLEMSKSMTCKTIIFTIMMFLTFNPLQANNEKFEVLRNNLTNAGKSKEPAYNFIKNSDNEFQIMFSGLYWFYKEFISSQDEGNCQFWPSCSEFGLLAIQQQGAFIGIINTFDRLMRCNGLSPELYEVHPERRLLKDPVK from the coding sequence ATGTTAATGATCAGGAGCTTTATAAAGAAACCCGTTTTAGAAATGTCAAAGTCAATGACCTGCAAGACAATCATATTTACAATTATGATGTTTCTGACATTCAACCCACTTCAGGCAAATAACGAAAAATTTGAAGTGTTAAGGAACAATCTGACGAATGCAGGCAAGTCAAAAGAGCCTGCTTATAACTTTATCAAGAATAGTGATAATGAGTTCCAGATTATGTTTTCCGGATTATATTGGTTTTACAAAGAGTTTATTTCTTCTCAAGATGAGGGGAATTGCCAATTTTGGCCATCCTGCTCAGAATTTGGATTACTTGCTATACAACAACAGGGGGCATTTATAGGTATAATTAATACTTTTGACCGTTTAATGCGTTGCAACGGACTAAGTCCGGAACTATATGAAGTTCACCCCGAAAGACGTCTTTTAAAAGATCCGGTAAAATAA
- a CDS encoding TonB-dependent receptor — MLFMFRYNLFIFLSLIYFFVPGASAQNVNGVVTDSKTNEPLIGVNILVEGHGGTSTDLDGRFILNLENGEYNILVSYLGYQTKTESIVISTDQIYDLSFMLKPSSRELDMVVVSGGKFERKITEETVSIDVLNVELLQRTNSVRLNDAIEKVPGVTLLDGQATIRGGSGYAYGAGSRVMVVVDDMPMITADRGDIRWSSIPMEVAEQVEVMKGAASSLYGASALNGVINIRTAFPGSEPETRVNLFYGITDNPPREETKWWDYPPYEAGLSIAHLQRFGRFDLVLSAFATQKKGHLRLEDDNIYRVNFKTRYRPESIEGLSFGINGNVTYSDEGEFFFWENASEGAYIPSGSEGPDSRGTLYRGRRTNFNIDPYVTYFDSRGNRHSLRSRIYTLWQYYSRGGYATASIINAEYQFQRTFANDWTWTSGVGNNYFFTLNKDLGDNTGNLSSIFTQLDMKIKDLTLVAGFRWEVFNLNDSLGASLPVGRLGLNYPVTRTTHMRASIGQGYRFPSIAERFVETDVGDISIFPNPDLKPEYGYSAELGVKQSIAIRNWSSYLDLALFWTDYWEMTEFQIGVYPPPGQPPSPNYIGFRSENVSRARIAGFELGWLGEGSLSENTDMRFYGGYTYVYPADLTADTLLAKGDVFADRFINDFLVRNNENVDGLLKYRYRHMVKADVEFDWKQFTFGFDTRFYSYIENIDQIFLIFIPDIAEYRENESRTGNWVFGLRLGYQVNDMINVRFIANNILNREYYIRPAKLEQPRNYLMQLSFNF, encoded by the coding sequence ATGCTTTTTATGTTTAGGTATAATTTATTTATTTTCCTTTCATTGATATACTTTTTTGTACCGGGTGCTTCTGCTCAGAATGTTAATGGTGTAGTTACAGATAGTAAAACAAATGAGCCATTGATTGGAGTAAATATTCTGGTAGAAGGACATGGTGGAACATCAACAGATTTAGACGGCCGGTTTATTTTAAATCTTGAAAATGGAGAATACAATATATTGGTTTCTTATTTAGGTTATCAAACCAAAACAGAATCAATAGTTATCAGCACTGATCAGATTTATGATTTATCTTTTATGCTTAAGCCTTCAAGCAGGGAGTTAGATATGGTTGTTGTAAGCGGAGGTAAATTTGAGCGGAAAATTACAGAAGAAACAGTTTCTATTGATGTTTTAAATGTGGAGTTGTTGCAGCGAACAAATTCAGTTCGTTTGAATGATGCTATTGAAAAAGTCCCGGGAGTCACTTTATTAGACGGTCAGGCAACTATCAGAGGTGGTTCCGGTTATGCGTATGGTGCCGGTAGCAGGGTAATGGTAGTAGTAGATGACATGCCAATGATTACTGCTGATCGTGGAGATATAAGATGGTCATCCATTCCTATGGAGGTAGCGGAACAGGTAGAAGTCATGAAAGGAGCGGCTTCTTCTTTATACGGAGCTTCCGCGCTCAATGGTGTGATTAATATTAGAACCGCATTTCCTGGCTCAGAACCGGAAACAAGAGTAAACCTTTTTTATGGTATTACAGATAACCCTCCCAGAGAAGAAACAAAGTGGTGGGATTACCCTCCTTATGAAGCCGGTTTGAGCATTGCTCATTTACAACGCTTTGGCAGATTTGATTTGGTTTTATCAGCTTTTGCAACACAGAAAAAAGGGCATTTGCGACTGGAAGATGATAATATTTACCGGGTTAATTTTAAAACCAGATATCGCCCTGAATCTATAGAAGGTCTTTCCTTTGGAATAAATGGGAATGTGACATATTCTGATGAAGGGGAGTTTTTCTTCTGGGAAAATGCAAGTGAGGGTGCGTATATACCAAGTGGAAGTGAAGGGCCGGATAGCAGAGGGACTTTATACAGAGGCAGAAGGACAAATTTCAATATAGACCCTTATGTAACATATTTCGACAGCAGAGGTAACAGACACTCACTTAGAAGCAGAATTTATACATTGTGGCAATATTATTCACGTGGAGGATATGCAACGGCCAGTATAATAAATGCTGAATATCAATTTCAGCGGACTTTTGCGAATGATTGGACATGGACCTCAGGAGTAGGGAATAACTACTTTTTTACTTTAAATAAAGATTTGGGAGATAATACCGGGAATCTGTCTTCTATTTTCACTCAATTGGATATGAAAATAAAAGATTTGACACTGGTTGCCGGTTTCAGGTGGGAAGTGTTCAACTTAAACGACAGCCTTGGAGCATCTTTGCCGGTAGGTAGACTTGGACTAAACTATCCGGTTACAAGAACAACACACATGAGAGCTTCTATAGGTCAGGGATATCGCTTCCCTTCTATTGCTGAAAGGTTTGTTGAGACAGATGTGGGAGATATAAGCATTTTCCCGAATCCGGATTTAAAACCTGAATATGGCTATTCGGCTGAACTGGGAGTAAAACAATCTATTGCCATCAGAAATTGGAGTAGTTATTTGGATTTAGCCCTTTTCTGGACAGATTACTGGGAAATGACCGAGTTTCAAATTGGTGTTTATCCTCCTCCGGGACAACCACCTTCTCCAAACTATATTGGTTTTAGATCTGAAAATGTTAGTCGTGCCAGAATAGCCGGTTTTGAGCTGGGTTGGTTAGGTGAAGGTAGTTTGTCTGAGAATACAGATATGCGTTTCTATGGAGGGTATACTTATGTTTATCCTGCTGATTTAACAGCTGATACTCTACTTGCGAAAGGAGATGTATTTGCGGATAGGTTTATTAATGATTTTCTGGTTAGAAATAATGAAAATGTCGACGGACTCTTAAAGTATCGCTACCGACACATGGTAAAAGCAGATGTTGAATTTGACTGGAAGCAATTTACTTTTGGATTTGATACCCGTTTTTATAGTTATATAGAAAATATTGATCAAATATTTCTGATTTTTATCCCTGATATTGCAGAGTATCGGGAAAACGAATCTAGGACAGGGAATTGGGTGTTTGGATTAAGGCTGGGTTATCAGGTGAATGATATGATTAATGTTCGCTTTATTGCAAATAATATTCTAAACAGGGAGTATTATATCAGACCGGCAAAACTTGAGCAGCCCAGAAACTACTTAATGCAGCTATCCTTTAATTTTTAA
- a CDS encoding peroxiredoxin, with the protein MSLVGKKAPLFDANAVVGGEEMVENFSLADYEGKKNVVFFFYPLDFTFVCPTELIGFQDKLAEFEKRDTVVIGCSVDSHFSHWKWLQTPQDVGGIQGVTYPLVSDLSKTIAMNYGVLAGDYDYNDNGEAVFNGNPVAYRGLFLIDKSGTVRHQVVNDMPLGRSVDEAIRMVDALNFFEAKGEVCPANWKEGEDAMQASQEGVSSYLSKKKTVNN; encoded by the coding sequence ATGAGTTTAGTAGGAAAAAAAGCACCCTTATTTGATGCAAATGCAGTAGTAGGTGGAGAAGAAATGGTAGAAAATTTTTCATTAGCTGATTATGAAGGTAAGAAGAATGTAGTTTTCTTTTTCTATCCATTGGATTTCACCTTTGTTTGCCCGACTGAGTTGATCGGATTTCAAGATAAGCTGGCTGAATTTGAGAAGAGAGATACGGTTGTTATCGGTTGCTCTGTTGATTCTCATTTTAGTCACTGGAAGTGGTTGCAAACTCCTCAGGATGTAGGTGGTATTCAGGGTGTAACTTATCCATTGGTTTCTGATTTATCTAAAACTATAGCTATGAACTATGGTGTTTTAGCCGGAGATTATGACTACAATGATAATGGAGAAGCAGTATTTAACGGAAATCCGGTTGCTTACAGAGGTTTATTTCTAATTGATAAGTCAGGAACTGTAAGACATCAGGTAGTGAATGACATGCCTTTAGGAAGAAGTGTGGATGAGGCTATCAGAATGGTTGATGCTTTGAACTTTTTTGAAGCAAAAGGGGAAGTTTGTCCGGCAAACTGGAAAGAAGGGGAAGATGCAATGCAGGCTTCTCAGGAAGGTGTTTCTTCTTACTTGTCTAAGAAAAAAACGGTTAACAATTAG
- a CDS encoding nucleoid-associated protein produces the protein MLFLSDAEIDALAIHKVGNKNREEDLLISDELLNIRDLELKDAVAKYFFSSMKEDLFFTFHHETDIALNEVFYYSKEIFKNPDSLLEHSANLAKLLYERSVHPNVKSGELYVGYFKKCQVNEEEVDAIGLFKSESRHSFLKVLQNNNKIDLAHEKGIDISRLDKGCLIYKTNEENGYILSVVDNTNKRSEAKYWMDEFLQVKENEDNHYTTRNFMNLCKDFITLDLPDKFEVSKPDQMDLLSKSANYLKENESLDFNTYAESVMEQGEVIERFNSFKDQYQDEKGVNLYNNFEISPSTVKKQSRIFKSILKLDKNFHIYIHGNRNMIEQGEDENGRKFYKIYYEKES, from the coding sequence ATGTTGTTTCTTTCAGATGCTGAAATTGATGCTTTGGCTATCCATAAAGTGGGTAATAAAAATAGGGAAGAAGATTTGTTAATCTCTGATGAGTTATTAAATATCAGAGATTTAGAATTGAAAGATGCAGTTGCAAAGTATTTTTTTTCTTCTATGAAGGAAGATCTTTTTTTTACTTTTCATCATGAAACGGATATCGCGTTAAATGAAGTTTTTTATTACAGCAAAGAAATTTTTAAAAATCCTGATTCATTGTTGGAACATTCGGCTAACTTAGCCAAACTACTTTATGAACGTTCTGTGCACCCCAATGTAAAATCCGGTGAACTTTATGTGGGTTATTTCAAAAAATGTCAGGTGAATGAAGAGGAGGTTGATGCAATCGGACTTTTTAAATCAGAGTCAAGGCATAGTTTTTTAAAAGTATTGCAAAACAATAATAAAATAGATTTGGCGCATGAAAAGGGGATAGACATATCCAGATTAGATAAAGGCTGTTTGATTTATAAAACGAATGAGGAAAATGGTTACATACTGTCAGTAGTGGATAACACTAATAAAAGGTCAGAGGCAAAATATTGGATGGATGAATTTCTTCAGGTTAAGGAAAATGAAGACAATCATTATACAACGAGGAATTTTATGAATTTATGCAAGGATTTTATTACTCTGGATTTACCGGATAAATTTGAAGTTTCCAAACCGGATCAAATGGATTTATTAAGTAAGTCCGCTAATTATTTAAAGGAAAATGAGAGTCTGGATTTCAATACTTATGCGGAAAGTGTAATGGAACAGGGAGAAGTGATAGAACGTTTTAATAGTTTTAAAGACCAATATCAGGATGAAAAAGGGGTTAATCTCTACAATAACTTTGAAATATCCCCATCAACAGTTAAAAAGCAATCCAGAATTTTTAAAAGCATATTGAAGCTTGATAAGAACTTTCATATTTACATCCATGGAAATCGAAATATGATTGAACAGGGAGAAGATGAAAATGGTAGAAAGTTCTATAAGATTTATTATGAAAAGGAATCTTAG